CGTTAGGCACCatggagaagaaaaaggtaAGCTCATCGGGCGGTCGATATTATCTGATCTGGTCAAAGGGCTATTTGATGATGCCTACGAAACGTAAACTCCCTGGAAAGTTGACCAACATACTGCACGTGGTCTTTTCCCAGAAAAAATACTGATAAATCTGCTCAGAGCCCGGTCAACTTTAACACCTTTGCGTAGTGGCCTCAGAACTTTCAAAATTTATAAACTGTCCCCCGAATGCTCCGAAAGTTATAAATTACCCCCTAAACTTCGATCTTTGTTGCAACCCCTCAGTTTTTCCCATCTATGTAGCCATTAAGTGTAACCTGAAATGAATTAATCTCTATTACATGGTTAACAAAGCCAAGAAAGTAGAGAGCGACGCATCTTATACGAAGATACGGACGGAAAAGCACGTTGGCTGATATGCAAAGGTGTCAAAGTTCAGGgattaatttgcaatttttcataATTCGGAGTTTATTGTCCCGTGTTTGCCAAAGTAGGGGAGTTTTAAGCAATCATCAATAAATATATTGCGATAAATCTATGTATTGAGTATATTCCGTGAAAGGTTGAGTGTGGGAAAACAAGAGAGCAACTAGCTGTCCAGCTATATGAATTTGCAGTGCAATGAAGCATGGGTCTTCTTTGCGAGATTCCCACTTCATactaaaatttaaaacatgaaaagaaaaattgtatcCGAGGTTGGATCTACGTTGTCTCTATTGAATAGCGATTGACCAAAAGAAATGTACAACATAGGAAGTAAAATAATAAGTTTCCAAAAATACAATGGCCTTTTAAtaggaaaaaagataataattgtTCTTTTAAATCGCAATATCCTGATCGAGTGTTTGAGCGATCgaataaaaagaattcctaaaTTACTCGTAAGCGCAGAGACACGTGTCGTGAGGTTAATGCTCTTAGCAAGAGCGAATTTTTTTACCCCGTCAGTGTAggaaaaaattttccattttgccaGGTATCATGCAACCCTAGATTGTAAAGGTCAATGAACATCGAAAAGCAATTCCTGCATATTTCCATTAATTTAATAagctaccaaaaaaataataataatataccGACCATTCTGTGGTCGGACATTTCCTTCCACGAGTGCACGCAAAAATTCAATTCATGTCCAATCTGAGGTTTGCACGTAAATCGCACGTTGAATCAATACCAGGAAGCCAAGCATGCACGAGACGACCTCTCGAATTCTCTTCTATATAATCTCCTCGAGCTCCATGAGAGTTCCCGCAAATCAAAAAGTTTTAGTAGTGTCAACTTCCTAGCCTTCCATACAATTTCAGCTCCTGCAAAAGCAAGCTTCTCCATCATCAACAGCCATGGCGAAGCTGAGTCCTCTGTTGCTACTCTTCTCCCTCGTTTGCGTCCTGACCTCGGTCGCCCCGGCGCTCGCGAGGCTGTCACGCTCCCGTGCCTATATAGAGATGTCATGCCATGCGACCCGGTTCCCCGACCTATGCATCCAGTGCCTCTCCGGCTATGCCAACGGCTCCATCCAGAACCCGCAACAGCTCGCCCAAGCCGCCCTCGCCGTGAGCCTCTACAAGGCCACGTACACCAGGGCCTACATTATCAAAGTGGCCAGGGACCtcaaggcgatgaaggcccgcGACTACCAGGCTGTCAAGGATTGCGTGGACCAGATCGACAACGGCATCGACCAGCTCACGCAGTCGATCCGGGAGCTGCGGCGGCTCGGCCAAGAGACCGTGGGCGACGACTTGTACTGGCACATCAGCAACGTGGAGGCTTGGGTGGGCACCGCCCTCACCGACACCACGACCTGCCTCGACGAGTTCCCGGGGAACCGGATGGGCAAGACCAAGGCCGTGCTCAAGGGGAAGGTCCTGAACGTGGCCATGGCCACCAGCAATGCCCTGGCCTTGTTCCACAGATTCGCCGTCAAATACGGGGCTCGAGCCACCACGAATCCGTGAGGGCTTTACTAAAAAGATAGAGAAGTGTTTTGAGCATCAAGGgttcgtttattttttaaatcttttcttgACTCATCAAATGTTGTTGGGTTATGGGTTGTCTTCAGAAATTGTATATCAAACAGATCGTATGAATTCTCATGCAAGGCATGTGAATGTATGTCGGGTTTTGTCCTCCACTTTGCATGGAATATAAAGTATGGGTGTATGGAAATAGAGTCAATCCATAGTTTCGGTTTATAACCAGCTGACATGGCTTCCATACTCTTTCCTACAAGAGAAATACTTAGGGTCAGACGAGTTAGGTTTTTCTTCAGTCATTCATGAGATATGGGAATACTTAGGGTTAGATGAGCTGGGTTAATCGCTGGCTCATAAGAATATTTCATTAACCTCATGGACAGGGTGAAATGTGAGCAGAAACTTAGGTGGATCGGGTGAATGACTTAAAAACGAGGCCGGTTGTCTTCAAGAGCGTGCGAAATCAAACCCGTGTCGTGTGCCTAATTCACTCATATAAAATGTCATTCAAATCAGTAAGACGGGCCGAATTTATGCAAATGTTTCATTTATGTACGGACCGTTATTTTTCCAACTAGACGGCTTCTAATAAAAGTGGCTTGCATAATTACAATCTAGAGAAAACTATGTCTcacttgttcttgcatgataCGTTTCAGGTTCAAATGCACACATGAATATCTGTTCGTGATTCGCTTTCAAGCTATCTATATTATGAtccagaaatatatatatttttgtcttGCAACTTTTCCCCCTCATTGCGGATTCGAGTCTCAAACATGTGAGAAAGCTTGCTAGCTAGGGCAACTAGCACATGGCACGAGCATATGTTAGGGCAAGTGCAACAAGCTTCTCCCACTGTTCAAGCCAAAGTCACAATACATGCTCAACCAGTTAAAGCAATACGTTTGAACTAATCAAAAATTTTGGTCATCGTACTTCGCCTCAACGTACTTCATCTCTCAAGATAAATTTGGTCCTCAACCTAATCTTCCATCTCTTCGGATAAATTTCTGCCCAAATACTGAGGAAAATGTTGACCTGTGGCATCGACATGGATTAGAAATTTAAAGTTTGAGGGTAACTACGAAGGCAATGTGGGTTGGAGCATGAACTAAGATAATCGTTTCACAGCAAATGCAATATCAGGTCTTCCTTAGAAGTTAGAACCAAGCATGCTGATTCGAGTGAGAACGTCCCTGATGTACCTGTGCCGGGTATAACTTCGGCGCCCAGAAAATGGTGCAGATCCCTAAGGTCCTTGAGTGAGAGATGGCCTGAAAGAACTTAGACTAAATGAATGATGGAGGAATTTTTGCTGCCTGTGAAAGATCAGATCCCCAACATAGACAACAAGATGTGCACTGATCCTGCTCTGGGAATAAATGAACTGTGATGGATCGGATGTTTACTGACCAATTCCAAATGAGATCACGAAAGAGCTAACTGATACCAAGCCCGACGAGCCTATTTGAGGCCATAGATGGCATTCTTAAGTCAGCATATGTGATCTGGCTGAACCTTGTCAACAAAACCTGGGCTTGTTGCATGGAGACTTCCCCTTCAAGATTGCCGCGAAGAAATAGAGACCATCCATGTGTGAGGGCAAGAGAAAGGGTAATTCTGATGGTGGTAGGTTTAATCAAGGTTTAATCAGAGCACTGAATGTGTTATGGTAGTCAATGCCGGGCCTCTGATCCTTTACCGATCGCTGCCTACATCTACACATAAAAAAAACCCTATGGCAACTGACTATACTGTGATGGAATGGATGAGGGACTAGTTCCCCAGGTTCCATCACGGAGTGAGGAGGTGAATTCGTCGGACATGGCAGCCCGCCAATGCGGGTCCTTGAGAGCCTGAGAAACACAA
The sequence above is drawn from the Rhodamnia argentea isolate NSW1041297 chromosome 9, ASM2092103v1, whole genome shotgun sequence genome and encodes:
- the LOC115744349 gene encoding pectinesterase inhibitor 9-like produces the protein MAKLSPLLLLFSLVCVLTSVAPALARLSRSRAYIEMSCHATRFPDLCIQCLSGYANGSIQNPQQLAQAALAVSLYKATYTRAYIIKVARDLKAMKARDYQAVKDCVDQIDNGIDQLTQSIRELRRLGQETVGDDLYWHISNVEAWVGTALTDTTTCLDEFPGNRMGKTKAVLKGKVLNVAMATSNALALFHRFAVKYGARATTNP